In Aquiflexum balticum DSM 16537, a single genomic region encodes these proteins:
- a CDS encoding TonB-dependent receptor domain-containing protein has protein sequence MKNLFQLLFLVTLALSVTTQRVSAQNSEPEKPIYKISGKITEKGTGDPVPYAAVSLVEIESGTNLAGAVAGFDGEFVISNFGNGKYQVVISFLGFENLKSEILTVTETNSTINLGTLALVQDAVALQEVTVMGQRDLIEEKVDRTIYNAENDKTLVGGDATDVLRRVPMLSVDLDGNVSMRGSSSILVLLNGKQSAIVATNVAEALKQIPAEEIKSIEVITSPSAKYDAEGTGGVINIITKKNNLVGASLNINSSVGYRGSNLGINASLKQNKMSWTLGGFGRAGYNILGFFENEQYITNSNGSQVRVNQNADTRNQMMFGRYNFGWDYEINKYNFMTASVSFGLRNMKNLQDGLSTETFAEELLINSTLMDVNVANLSNNIDVNYNYTKTYEKKGKEFSVSGLYSQGNLTNDFINSLYDNSFETIASRVKNLNQGINREFTVQLDYVTPLANGQILEYGAKNILRKAESDFAYFTAEGPDGEFVEVDDVIFSNEFTYDQNVTAGYVSYMTNFLKNYTFKGGMRYEYTSISADFKNSDLPADIPSFGVWVPSVNLSRKLEKGNMIKAAYNRRVQRPSLNFLNPNINAANPRQITQGNPLLEPEMTDNYEVSYSTFVKGSMINFTSFFRNTSGSIQPIRSVLEDDIIFTTFENIGQEKAYGLSIFSNINLSGKFSLNGSVDGYYARLDNGIEDPLYAASNDGFVLSGRLFANYTLPKDWQIQGFTFARGRRVELQGTSGGFGVYGLNFNKQFNEKRGSIGFGAENFFTKVFIIENELYTPTIMQKSTVGLKNMNFKINFNYRIGKLSVDGPRRKKRGVSNDDLKEGGDGNSGAIINNN, from the coding sequence ATGAAAAATTTATTCCAACTATTATTTCTAGTGACTCTTGCCCTGAGTGTTACAACTCAAAGAGTTTCTGCCCAAAATAGTGAGCCTGAAAAACCCATTTATAAAATTTCAGGCAAAATCACAGAAAAAGGTACCGGGGATCCTGTCCCTTATGCAGCCGTTTCCCTAGTTGAGATAGAGAGTGGCACCAATCTGGCAGGTGCAGTAGCTGGATTTGATGGAGAATTTGTTATTTCCAATTTTGGAAATGGGAAATATCAGGTGGTGATAAGTTTTCTGGGTTTTGAAAATCTAAAATCAGAGATTTTGACAGTAACTGAAACCAATTCAACGATCAACTTGGGAACTTTGGCTTTGGTGCAGGACGCTGTGGCCCTTCAGGAAGTCACCGTAATGGGGCAGCGTGATTTGATTGAGGAGAAAGTGGATAGGACTATTTACAATGCCGAAAATGATAAGACCTTGGTGGGAGGTGATGCAACCGATGTTTTGAGAAGGGTTCCTATGCTATCGGTTGATTTGGATGGAAATGTTTCCATGAGAGGAAGTAGCAGTATTCTGGTTTTGTTGAATGGTAAGCAGTCAGCTATAGTCGCGACTAATGTGGCAGAAGCATTGAAACAAATACCTGCAGAAGAGATCAAATCCATAGAAGTGATTACTTCCCCGTCAGCAAAGTATGACGCAGAAGGAACAGGTGGTGTGATCAATATCATCACCAAGAAAAACAACCTTGTAGGTGCTTCATTGAACATCAATAGCAGCGTAGGATACAGAGGATCAAATCTTGGCATCAACGCAAGTCTCAAACAAAACAAAATGTCCTGGACTTTGGGAGGTTTTGGAAGAGCGGGATATAATATTCTTGGGTTTTTTGAAAACGAACAGTATATAACCAACTCAAATGGATCTCAGGTAAGGGTAAATCAGAATGCTGATACCAGGAATCAAATGATGTTTGGTAGGTATAATTTTGGTTGGGATTATGAAATCAACAAATACAATTTCATGACAGCTTCAGTAAGTTTTGGCTTGAGGAATATGAAAAACCTACAGGACGGTTTGTCTACAGAAACATTTGCTGAAGAGTTGTTAATCAATTCTACCCTTATGGATGTAAATGTTGCAAATCTTTCAAACAACATTGATGTCAACTACAACTACACCAAGACTTATGAGAAAAAAGGCAAGGAATTCAGTGTCTCAGGTCTTTACAGTCAGGGAAATCTCACCAATGACTTTATCAACAGCCTTTATGACAATTCATTTGAGACCATTGCAAGCAGGGTTAAAAATTTGAACCAAGGGATCAACCGTGAATTTACAGTTCAATTGGATTATGTTACACCTTTGGCCAATGGGCAGATTTTGGAATACGGCGCTAAAAATATCCTAAGAAAAGCAGAGAGTGACTTTGCTTACTTTACTGCCGAAGGTCCTGATGGTGAATTCGTCGAAGTGGACGATGTTATTTTCTCCAATGAATTCACCTACGATCAGAATGTAACTGCAGGTTATGTCTCATATATGACCAATTTCTTAAAGAATTACACCTTCAAAGGTGGTATGAGATATGAGTACACCAGTATCAGTGCTGATTTCAAAAACTCGGATTTACCTGCTGACATTCCATCCTTTGGCGTATGGGTGCCAAGTGTGAATTTGAGCAGGAAACTGGAAAAAGGCAACATGATCAAAGCTGCCTACAACAGGAGGGTGCAAAGACCGTCATTGAACTTCTTGAACCCAAACATCAACGCAGCCAATCCAAGACAAATTACACAAGGTAATCCTTTGTTGGAACCTGAAATGACAGACAATTATGAAGTTTCCTATAGCACTTTTGTGAAGGGTTCGATGATCAACTTTACCAGTTTTTTCAGAAATACTAGTGGGTCTATACAACCTATCAGGTCAGTTCTTGAGGATGATATCATCTTCACTACCTTCGAAAATATTGGTCAGGAAAAAGCTTATGGTTTATCGATATTTTCCAACATCAATCTTTCAGGAAAATTCTCATTGAACGGAAGTGTTGATGGATATTATGCCAGGTTGGACAATGGAATTGAAGATCCCTTATATGCAGCTTCCAATGATGGCTTTGTATTAAGTGGAAGGTTATTTGCGAATTATACACTTCCAAAAGATTGGCAAATTCAAGGCTTTACTTTTGCAAGAGGCAGAAGGGTAGAGCTTCAGGGGACTTCAGGAGGATTTGGGGTTTATGGATTGAATTTCAACAAGCAGTTCAATGAAAAGCGAGGATCAATCGGTTTCGGAGCTGAAAACTTTTTCACCAAAGTATTCATTATCGAGAATGAATTGTACACGCCGACTATTATGCAAAAAAGTACAGTTGGTTTGAAAAACATGAACTTCAAAATCAATTTCAATTACAGAATTGGAAAGTTGAGTGTTGACGGCCCAAGGAGAAAGAAAAGAGGAGTCAGTAATGATGACTTAAAAGAAGGTGGCGATGGGAATTCCGGAGCTATAATAAATAACAACTAA
- a CDS encoding sensor histidine kinase: MQDSAIKKNIPILIHILGWSLVGTVVFVLSPLSIGVERPMEFWIKQGFMFSMLIGIFYFNYFYLIPKFLFANKISMFLIINLVGAFTYVGILIVFDDYTNMQELMHKAFRPDATYVPKPRNLYWDVSNMLIFFMSVGFSTSIVTVQKWQADEKVRFQLEQERTNSELSYLKAQINPHFFFNTLNNIYALTNIDVEKAKTALLKLSRMMRYVLYETEKNHTLLTKELDFIKDYIELMRMRLSSKVKLDINIPEKIEEAEIAPMLLLPFIENCFKHGISSQHESKISISLEKIGNELILGTQNSIFRSTENTPEGEASGIGLVNTTRRLDLLYPGNHELKIEGTDDNHYTVLLKINLK; this comes from the coding sequence ATGCAGGATTCAGCTATTAAGAAAAATATTCCAATCCTAATTCACATCCTTGGATGGTCTTTGGTGGGTACAGTGGTCTTTGTACTTTCCCCGCTATCAATAGGTGTGGAAAGACCGATGGAGTTTTGGATCAAACAGGGATTCATGTTTTCGATGCTTATAGGAATATTCTACTTTAATTATTTTTACCTCATCCCAAAATTTCTTTTTGCCAATAAAATCTCCATGTTCCTTATCATCAACCTTGTAGGAGCCTTTACTTACGTGGGAATTCTGATTGTCTTTGATGATTATACCAATATGCAGGAATTGATGCATAAAGCTTTCAGACCGGATGCAACCTATGTCCCAAAACCAAGAAACCTTTATTGGGACGTATCAAACATGCTGATTTTTTTTATGTCAGTTGGGTTCAGTACAAGTATTGTTACAGTCCAAAAATGGCAGGCTGATGAAAAAGTCCGGTTTCAACTGGAACAGGAAAGAACCAATTCAGAACTTTCTTATCTTAAAGCACAGATAAATCCCCATTTCTTTTTCAACACGCTGAACAATATCTATGCATTAACCAATATAGATGTTGAAAAAGCCAAAACCGCCCTGCTTAAATTAAGTAGGATGATGCGGTATGTGTTGTACGAAACTGAAAAAAACCATACACTACTGACCAAAGAACTGGATTTTATCAAAGATTATATTGAATTGATGAGAATGAGGCTTTCCTCAAAAGTGAAATTAGATATCAATATTCCCGAAAAGATTGAAGAAGCCGAAATTGCCCCTATGCTTCTTTTGCCATTTATCGAAAACTGTTTCAAACACGGTATCAGTTCTCAGCATGAAAGTAAAATCAGTATATCCCTGGAAAAAATAGGAAACGAGTTGATTCTGGGCACACAAAACAGTATCTTCAGATCAACTGAAAATACACCGGAAGGAGAAGCCAGTGGAATAGGATTAGTAAACACTACCCGAAGGTTGGACCTGCTTTATCCCGGAAATCATGAACTTAAAATTGAGGGAACTGATGATAATCATTACACGGTTCTTCTCAAGATAAATTTAAAATGA
- a CDS encoding LytR/AlgR family response regulator transcription factor: MKIKCIAVDDEPLALELVAKFIEQTSFLVLEAKFDNAIQALGYLNQNDIDLVFLDIQMPDLSGMELARILDGKNSEKKPRIIFTTAYNQFAIEGYKVDALDYLLKPFSYEEFLKAATKAYQYYDNSSNLSKDKKENQKAQDYIFLKVEYQLVKVLLKEITHIEAYKDYVKVHLEGKPNPLLSLTSMKNMEEILPSENFMRIHRSFIINLDHIDSVSRNIVHIGNHQISVSDNYKDAFLEFINKWLN, translated from the coding sequence ATGAAAATCAAGTGCATTGCAGTAGATGATGAACCTTTGGCATTGGAACTTGTTGCCAAATTTATTGAACAGACTTCTTTTCTTGTTTTAGAAGCGAAATTTGACAATGCTATTCAGGCATTGGGTTATCTGAACCAAAATGACATTGATCTGGTGTTTTTGGACATTCAAATGCCGGACCTTTCAGGAATGGAACTGGCCAGAATTCTGGATGGTAAAAATTCTGAAAAAAAACCCAGAATTATATTCACTACTGCCTATAATCAGTTTGCCATTGAAGGATATAAGGTAGATGCCTTGGACTATTTGTTGAAACCGTTCAGTTATGAGGAATTTTTGAAAGCTGCTACTAAGGCTTACCAATATTATGACAATTCATCAAACCTATCCAAGGATAAAAAAGAGAATCAGAAGGCTCAAGACTATATTTTTTTAAAAGTAGAATACCAATTGGTCAAAGTATTGCTCAAGGAAATTACCCATATTGAAGCCTACAAAGATTATGTGAAAGTTCATTTAGAAGGAAAGCCAAACCCGCTTTTATCTTTAACGAGTATGAAAAACATGGAAGAAATTCTTCCTTCAGAGAATTTCATGAGAATTCACCGTTCTTTCATTATCAACTTGGACCATATAGATTCTGTGTCCCGAAATATTGTTCACATCGGAAATCATCAGATATCGGTAAGCGACAATTATAAAGATGCATTTTTGGAGTTTATCAATAAATGGCTCAATTGA
- a CDS encoding nucleoside deaminase produces the protein MTEEQKFLMKKAIDLSRSGMEAGKGGPFGCVIAKNGKIIGQGSNSVLETNDPTAHAEIVAIRDACRNLNSFQLEGCEIFASCEPCPMCLGAIYWARPSRVFFANTKKDAAIAGFDDDFIYGELELENEKRKIPFSQIMQEEAFKVFQDWIAKGNKILY, from the coding sequence ATGACAGAAGAGCAAAAATTCCTGATGAAGAAGGCTATAGATTTATCACGATCAGGGATGGAAGCAGGGAAAGGAGGTCCTTTTGGTTGTGTAATTGCCAAAAATGGCAAAATTATAGGTCAGGGATCAAATTCCGTATTGGAAACCAATGATCCAACAGCCCATGCAGAAATTGTAGCCATAAGAGATGCCTGCCGTAACCTCAATAGTTTTCAGTTGGAAGGATGCGAAATATTTGCCTCCTGTGAACCTTGTCCAATGTGTCTCGGAGCAATCTATTGGGCCAGACCTTCCAGAGTTTTTTTCGCCAATACCAAAAAGGATGCAGCCATTGCCGGTTTTGACGATGATTTTATCTATGGAGAACTGGAATTGGAAAATGAAAAAAGAAAAATCCCTTTTTCGCAAATTATGCAGGAAGAAGCGTTTAAAGTATTTCAGGATTGGATCGCAAAAGGAAATAAAATTTTATATTAA
- a CDS encoding NAD(P)/FAD-dependent oxidoreductase produces MSHSQILIIGGGTAGITVAAQLIRKDKSLNISILEPSEKHYYQPAWTLVGAGTYKFEDTERSEARYIPKGVTWVKDKATELNPEKNMVKTAKSGDITYDFLVLAPGLIMAPELLPGLSEAMDKGVVCSNYTNPNHTWEVLQNFKGGNAVFTQPTTPIKCGGAPQKIMYLAEEYFRKSGVRDKTKVIFATPGTVIFGVEVFAKTLNKIIADRDIILKTFYAPVKIDSAKQEITFKYIKGDFDEYSKKLDARIMEKMSGETEITIHYDMLHIAPPQQAPDFVRNSTVSMKEGPGKGWVDVDINTLQHLRFPNVFSLGDVAALPTAKTGAAVRKQAPVVVGNLLHLMKTKKVGDMKYEGYSSCPLVTGYSKMVLAEFKYDNVRDSDPLISTFVDTSKEQYSMWLLKKYVLPRMYWDMMLRGRA; encoded by the coding sequence ATGAGCCACTCCCAAATATTGATCATTGGCGGGGGCACTGCAGGAATTACCGTAGCAGCCCAACTTATCAGAAAAGATAAAAGCCTGAACATCTCAATCCTGGAACCTTCCGAAAAACACTATTACCAGCCCGCTTGGACATTGGTAGGTGCAGGAACCTATAAATTTGAAGATACTGAAAGGTCAGAAGCTAGGTATATCCCAAAAGGAGTTACTTGGGTCAAGGACAAAGCCACAGAATTGAATCCTGAAAAAAACATGGTGAAGACAGCCAAATCAGGGGATATTACCTATGATTTTTTGGTCTTGGCACCAGGGCTGATCATGGCACCTGAATTACTCCCCGGACTTTCCGAAGCAATGGACAAAGGGGTCGTTTGCAGCAATTACACCAACCCAAACCATACCTGGGAGGTATTGCAGAATTTTAAAGGTGGAAATGCAGTTTTTACGCAGCCCACTACCCCGATCAAATGCGGTGGTGCTCCCCAAAAAATCATGTACCTCGCAGAGGAATATTTCAGAAAATCTGGTGTGAGAGACAAAACCAAGGTGATTTTTGCTACTCCCGGCACAGTGATTTTTGGTGTAGAGGTCTTTGCCAAAACCTTGAACAAAATCATTGCCGACAGAGATATCATCCTTAAGACCTTCTATGCCCCTGTCAAAATAGACAGCGCCAAACAAGAGATTACTTTCAAGTATATCAAGGGTGATTTTGATGAATATTCCAAAAAACTAGATGCCCGAATCATGGAAAAAATGAGTGGTGAAACTGAGATCACCATCCACTATGACATGCTTCATATTGCTCCACCACAGCAGGCACCGGATTTTGTCAGGAATTCAACCGTATCGATGAAAGAGGGGCCTGGAAAAGGATGGGTGGATGTAGATATCAATACCTTACAGCACCTTAGATTCCCAAATGTATTTTCCCTTGGTGATGTGGCTGCCTTACCGACTGCCAAAACAGGGGCTGCCGTGAGAAAACAAGCTCCCGTAGTCGTGGGTAATTTACTTCACTTGATGAAAACCAAGAAGGTTGGTGATATGAAATACGAAGGTTATTCCTCCTGCCCTTTAGTGACTGGATACAGCAAAATGGTGTTGGCAGAATTTAAGTATGATAATGTCAGAGACAGTGACCCACTCATCTCCACTTTTGTAGATACCAGCAAAGAGCAGTATAGCATGTGGCTGCTCAAGAAATACGTCCTCCCAAGAATGTATTGGGATATGATGCTGAGAGGTAGAGCCTAA
- a CDS encoding TonB-dependent receptor plug domain-containing protein: MFHIHKLQLYLPRLWNMVSKMRILILVVIVCLYAQVGFGQVLTVLDFESKKPLEMVAVINQKYKLAVYTDGQGNAEISAFKDFEKIELRLFGYTPLIQSFSELSDLNFIVYLNPSLINLQQAVVSATRWSQNRQEIPARITTITKEERDLLNPQTAADLLGISGEVFIQKSQQGGGSPMIRGFSTNRLLYSVDGVRMNSAIYRSGNLQNVISLDPFAIESTEIFFGPGSIIYGSDAIGAVMSFQTLQPEFSETEKMKLSGNANLRTTTANNEKTGHFHLKYGNKKWAGVSSITHYDFDDLRMGSNGPKEFLRPTFVERIDNQDVLVENPNPKIQVPSGYSQLNLMQKIRFSPNEKWDFTYAFHYSETSDYPRFDRLIRFRPNGQPRSAEWFYGPQKWMMNHLKISNSSPTKYFDSFHINLAYQIFEESRIDRNFNNPIRRNRAEKVGAFSANMDFLKNLSSSAKIFYGAEWVNNDVASIGLDEDIDTGEIKQGPARYPNAIWNSYAVYTTYQKTITPQSLIQTGLRYNIFSLQSDFENNSAFYPLPFSTANNENSALIANAGWVFTPTGSWMMHLNASTGFRAPNVDDIGKFFDSEPGTVTVPNPDLKPEYAYNVELNVSKVFGDRAMIDITGYYTYLDNAIVRRSFTLSGLDSILYDGELSKVLALQNASFVQIIGLQAALEIKFSRLLTFNSKLNLQKGTEEMDDGNQSPSRHAPPTFGVTRLEYSKNKWQIQLFSEYSGGFTFDQLPLEERGKPELYARDDNGNPYSPSWATINLKGLYHLNKFVSLSLGFENLTDVRFRTYSSGIAAPGRNFIISLMGNF, translated from the coding sequence ATGTTCCATATCCATAAACTCCAATTATATTTGCCTCGTCTTTGGAACATGGTCAGTAAGATGAGAATTTTGATTTTAGTAGTTATTGTATGTTTATATGCTCAGGTTGGTTTTGGTCAGGTTTTGACAGTTCTGGATTTTGAATCCAAAAAACCCTTGGAGATGGTTGCTGTTATCAATCAAAAATACAAACTGGCTGTTTATACTGACGGCCAAGGAAATGCCGAAATCTCTGCCTTTAAGGATTTTGAAAAAATTGAACTCAGGCTTTTTGGTTATACACCTTTGATACAAAGTTTTTCCGAGCTATCAGACCTGAATTTCATAGTTTACCTCAATCCAAGTCTTATCAACCTACAGCAGGCGGTTGTCTCAGCCACAAGATGGTCACAAAATCGCCAGGAAATCCCCGCCCGTATCACCACCATCACTAAAGAGGAAAGAGATTTGCTCAACCCACAAACCGCAGCTGATCTATTGGGGATTTCCGGTGAAGTGTTTATCCAAAAAAGTCAGCAAGGAGGCGGAAGCCCAATGATTAGGGGATTTTCCACCAATAGATTGCTCTATTCAGTGGACGGAGTGCGCATGAACAGCGCCATTTACAGAAGTGGGAATCTCCAGAATGTGATTTCTCTTGATCCCTTTGCTATAGAAAGCACTGAAATATTTTTTGGCCCAGGCTCTATTATTTATGGAAGTGATGCTATCGGGGCGGTCATGAGTTTTCAAACTTTACAGCCTGAATTTTCGGAAACAGAGAAAATGAAACTTTCAGGAAATGCCAATCTAAGAACCACTACAGCAAATAATGAAAAAACAGGTCATTTCCATTTGAAATATGGCAATAAAAAGTGGGCAGGAGTAAGCAGCATTACCCATTATGATTTTGATGACCTCCGAATGGGCAGTAATGGTCCCAAGGAATTTTTGAGACCAACCTTTGTGGAAAGAATTGACAATCAGGATGTATTGGTGGAAAACCCCAATCCGAAAATTCAGGTCCCGTCAGGCTACAGTCAACTGAACCTGATGCAAAAAATCAGATTTTCACCCAATGAAAAATGGGATTTCACTTATGCTTTTCATTATTCGGAGACATCTGATTACCCTAGATTTGACCGTTTGATCAGATTCAGACCCAACGGTCAACCAAGAAGTGCAGAATGGTTTTATGGGCCACAAAAGTGGATGATGAACCATTTGAAAATTTCAAACAGTTCCCCTACAAAATATTTTGATAGTTTTCATATCAACCTTGCCTATCAGATTTTTGAGGAAAGCAGAATTGACCGAAATTTCAATAACCCCATTAGAAGAAACAGAGCAGAAAAAGTGGGGGCTTTTTCAGCGAATATGGATTTTCTGAAAAATTTAAGTTCTTCAGCTAAAATTTTTTATGGAGCGGAATGGGTCAATAATGATGTCGCCTCGATAGGATTGGATGAAGATATTGATACCGGAGAAATCAAACAGGGGCCTGCCAGATATCCTAATGCCATTTGGAATTCTTATGCCGTTTATACTACCTATCAAAAAACAATAACTCCCCAATCCCTTATCCAAACAGGCTTAAGATACAATATTTTTTCTCTTCAATCTGATTTTGAAAATAATTCGGCGTTCTATCCCCTGCCTTTCTCAACCGCCAACAATGAAAACAGTGCATTGATAGCAAATGCTGGTTGGGTTTTTACGCCAACAGGTTCCTGGATGATGCATCTGAATGCCTCCACAGGATTCAGAGCACCCAATGTGGATGATATCGGAAAGTTTTTTGATTCTGAACCTGGTACGGTTACGGTACCTAATCCTGACCTCAAGCCTGAATATGCCTATAATGTGGAATTAAATGTCAGTAAGGTTTTTGGGGATAGGGCAATGATCGATATCACGGGATATTATACCTATTTGGACAATGCCATAGTCCGAAGAAGTTTTACTTTGAGTGGTCTGGACAGTATCCTATATGATGGAGAATTGAGCAAAGTATTGGCACTCCAAAATGCATCATTTGTTCAAATCATAGGTTTACAGGCAGCACTTGAAATCAAATTTTCCAGGCTTCTCACCTTCAATTCCAAATTGAATTTGCAAAAAGGGACAGAGGAAATGGATGACGGAAATCAAAGCCCATCCCGACATGCGCCCCCGACTTTTGGGGTGACAAGATTGGAGTATAGTAAAAACAAATGGCAAATACAGCTATTTTCTGAATATTCAGGAGGATTTACTTTTGATCAGTTACCTTTGGAAGAAAGGGGCAAACCTGAACTTTATGCCCGAGATGACAATGGAAATCCCTATAGTCCTTCTTGGGCGACCATTAACCTGAAAGGATTATACCATCTTAATAAATTTGTTTCATTGAGTTTGGGATTTGAAAACCTTACTGATGTCAGGTTCAGAACATACAGTTCGGGCATAGCTGCCCCGGGAAGAAATTTCATCATTTCTTTAATGGGAAATTTTTGA
- a CDS encoding DsrE family protein — protein sequence MRSLISTFFLLVIGLPVHAQVVSEAEHRIVFQLVSGNSETHTKFLRQIDNILTAAPNSKIEVVTHGMGVDLLKAKDNGFELDLKSLTGKGVNFVICENTLKQRKLEKNQFLSLANFVPSAILELVIKQEQGWIYIKAGD from the coding sequence ATGCGCTCACTGATTTCTACTTTCTTCCTATTGGTCATTGGTTTACCGGTTCATGCACAGGTGGTTTCTGAAGCTGAACATAGGATCGTATTTCAGCTAGTATCAGGCAATTCAGAAACCCATACGAAATTTCTCAGGCAGATCGACAATATTTTGACAGCAGCTCCTAACTCCAAAATTGAAGTGGTCACACATGGCATGGGAGTCGATTTGCTCAAGGCCAAGGACAATGGTTTTGAACTGGATTTGAAATCCCTGACCGGTAAAGGAGTTAACTTTGTGATTTGCGAAAACACATTGAAACAGAGGAAATTGGAAAAGAATCAATTCCTTTCATTGGCCAATTTTGTTCCTTCTGCAATTTTAGAGTTGGTAATCAAGCAGGAGCAGGGTTGGATTTACATCAAAGCAGGTGATTAA
- a CDS encoding ZIP family metal transporter encodes MIEQIETLATELGPVKAALFATIFTWLMTALGASLVFFFKTINRAVFDTMLGFTGGVMIAASFWSLLAPSIAHSEKMFPTMPWLPAAIGFLLGGFFIFGLDKLMPHLHINFKKEETEGVATKWHRSTLLLLAITLHNIPEGLAVGILFGAAANGMEGASISAAVALAIGIGIQNFPEGLAVAVPLRRQGVSRRKSFWYGQLSAVVEPIAGVIGAVAVIHMQNVLPYALSFAAGAMIYVVVEEVIPETQRDKYTDLATLGFMLGFVVMMILDVGLG; translated from the coding sequence ATGATTGAGCAAATAGAAACTTTGGCCACAGAACTCGGGCCTGTCAAAGCAGCACTTTTTGCGACCATATTTACCTGGCTGATGACAGCTTTGGGGGCATCCTTGGTTTTTTTCTTCAAAACCATCAATAGGGCTGTTTTTGATACCATGCTTGGATTTACGGGTGGAGTCATGATTGCGGCGAGCTTTTGGTCATTATTAGCTCCTAGCATCGCCCATTCTGAAAAAATGTTCCCTACCATGCCTTGGTTACCTGCTGCCATAGGATTTCTTTTGGGCGGATTTTTCATCTTTGGATTGGACAAACTCATGCCCCATCTCCATATCAATTTCAAAAAAGAAGAAACTGAGGGAGTTGCCACCAAATGGCACAGATCTACTTTGTTGCTTTTGGCAATCACGCTACACAATATTCCCGAAGGTCTCGCAGTAGGCATTCTTTTTGGTGCTGCTGCCAATGGCATGGAAGGAGCGAGTATTTCCGCTGCAGTAGCTTTGGCCATTGGTATCGGGATCCAGAATTTCCCTGAAGGATTGGCTGTCGCAGTTCCATTGAGAAGGCAAGGGGTAAGCCGTAGAAAAAGCTTTTGGTATGGTCAACTTTCCGCTGTAGTGGAACCTATTGCCGGAGTTATAGGTGCTGTTGCCGTCATTCATATGCAAAATGTTTTGCCTTATGCGCTTTCATTTGCAGCAGGAGCTATGATTTATGTGGTAGTAGAAGAAGTTATTCCCGAAACGCAGCGGGATAAGTATACTGATTTGGCTACCTTGGGATTTATGTTGGGTTTTGTAGTGATGATGATCTTAGATGTAGGACTTGGATAG